Genomic segment of Streptosporangiales bacterium:
CAGGGAGAACACCGAAGGGCTCTACCTGTCCCGCGGGACGGGCGTCGTCACTCCGCACGCGGCCGCCGACCAGCTGATGGTGACCAGGCCCGGGTGCGAGCGGGTGGCGCGCTTCGCCTTCGAGCTGGCGAGGCGCAGGGGCGGGGCGCCGTCCGACGGTGTGCGCAGGGTGACGTGCGTGGACAAGAGCAACGTCCTGCGCAGCTACGCCTTCATGCGGGCGGTGACCACCGAGGTCGCCGCGGAGTACCCCGACGTCGAGCTGGACTTCAGGTACGCCGACGCCGCGGCCCACGACCTCGTCGTCACGCCCGGACACTTCGACGTCGTCCTCGCGGAGAACTTCCTGGGCGACATCCTGAGTGACCTCGGCGCGGGGACCGTCGGCGGGCTCGGCATGTGCCCGTCGGGCAACATCGGCGACCGGGCCGCATACTTCGAGCCCATCCACGGCACCGCCCCCGCGCTCGCGGGCAGCGACCGCGCGAACCCGATCTCACAGATCCTGTCCGCGGGCATGCTCCTCGCTCACCTGGGGCTGGCGGGACTGGCCGACCGGGTCGACGCTGCCGTACGCTCCGCACTCGGCGACGGCGCGGTCGTCCTGACCGCCGTGGGCACTCCGGAGCGGGGCACGCGGGCCGTGACGGAAGAAGTCGTCGCCCGGTTGTGACGGACGACGAGCAACCAGTCGGGGGCTAAGGTCGGTGGCATGACAGTGCAGGGGGACAAGTCGACACGGGGGCGCACCGGTGCCGCCGTCACGCCGAGCCGCGACGCCGCCAAGCTC
This window contains:
- a CDS encoding isocitrate/isopropylmalate dehydrogenase family protein; the protein is MQSSLRDPGRLGIAVIPGDGIGPELVESATAVLRAVTERDGPVLDVTTVPAGAAEYRDTGHNLAPGMLERLATDFDAVLKGPVGLPEVRRPDGTEGGLLGGVLRTGLDTYANVRPIRLLPGVTTPTTYRPGDIDYVIVRENTEGLYLSRGTGVVTPHAAADQLMVTRPGCERVARFAFELARRRGGAPSDGVRRVTCVDKSNVLRSYAFMRAVTTEVAAEYPDVELDFRYADAAAHDLVVTPGHFDVVLAENFLGDILSDLGAGTVGGLGMCPSGNIGDRAAYFEPIHGTAPALAGSDRANPISQILSAGMLLAHLGLAGLADRVDAAVRSALGDGAVVLTAVGTPERGTRAVTEEVVARL